In a genomic window of Physeter macrocephalus isolate SW-GA chromosome 14, ASM283717v5, whole genome shotgun sequence:
- the MNT gene encoding max-binding protein MNT, which produces MKAGGYSGLDLAWGAPSSSPSVKLFHADPEEQERLRLEREREQQQQQQQASSLARLAHALPLEEPRIEAPPLPLSPPAPPPAPPPPLATPTPLTVIPIPVVTSSPQPLPPPPPLPLAPRQPALVSAPGLSIKESAPLPTRPQGPTPAPLLPDSKATVPPTGSPKPLQPLPTPILTIAPHPGVQPQLAPQQPPPSTLGTLKLAPAEEVKSGEQKKRPGGIGTREVHNKLEKNRRAHLKECFETLKRNIPNVDDKKTSNLSVLRTALRYIQSLKRKEKEYEHEMERLAREKIATQQRLAELKHELSQWMDVLEIDRVLRQTGQPDDDQASTSTASEGEDNIDEDMEEDQAGLGPPKLSHRPRPELPKPPPSTVPAPLPPHPQPVALSPAHLPGQQPPPPQQKTPLPAPPPPPAAPAQTLVPAPAHLVAAAGGGSTVIAHTATTHASVIQTVNHVLQGPGGKHIAHIAPSAPSPAVQLAPATPPIGHITVHPAALNHVAHLGSQLPLYPQPVAVSQPVAVSHIAHTLSHQQVNGTAGLGPPATVMAKPAVGAQVVHHPQLVGQTVLNPVTMVTMPSFPVSTLKLA; this is translated from the exons ATGAAGGCAGGAGGCTATAGTGGGCTGGATCTGGCCTGGGGCGCCCCCTCTTCTTCACCATCAGTTAAGCTTTTTCATGCTGATCCAG AGGAGCAGGAGCGGCTTCGCTTGGAGCGGGAGCgcgagcagcagcagcagcagcagcaggccaGCAGCCTGGCCAGGCTGGCCCACGCCCTGCCGCTGGAGGAGCCCCGCATCGAGGCGCCGCCCCTGCCTCTGTCGCCGCCCGCACCCCCGCCggcacccccgcccccgctggccacccccaccccactgacTGTCATCCCTATTCCTGTAGTGACCAGCTCCCCTCagcctctgcccccgcccccgcctctgCCCCTGGCACCTCGCCAGCCGGCTCTGGTTAGCGCCCCTGGACTCAGCATTAAGGAGTCGGCCCCCCTTCCCACCAGGCCGCAGGGGCCCACTCCTGCTCCTCTACTGCCGGACTCCAAGGCCACCGTTCCGCCCACTGGCAGCCCCAAGCCtttgcagcccctccccacacccatccTGACCATCGCCCCACACCCTGGAGTCCAGCCCCAGCTGGCCCCCCAGCAGCCACCCCCATCCACTCTTGGGACCCTGAAGCTGGCACCCGCTGAAGAAGTCAAATCCGGCGAACAGAAGAAGAGGCCTGGGGG AATCGGAACCAGAGAAGTCCACAACAAGCTGGAGAagaacag GAGGGCCCATCTGAAGGAGTGCTTTGAGACCCTGAAGCGCAACATCCCCAACGTGGATGACAAGAAGACATCGAATCTGAGCGTGTTGCGCACGGCGCTGCGGTACATTCAG TCcctgaagaggaaggagaaagaatatgAACACGAGATGGAGCGTCTGGCGCGGGAAAAGATTGCCACGCAGCAGCGGCTGGCGGAGCTCAAGCACGAGCTGAGCCAGTGGATGGACGTGCTGGAGATCGACCGCGTGCTCAGGCAGACGGGCCAGCCTGACGACGACCAGGCCTCCACCTCCACTGCTTCTG AGGGCGAGGACAACATAGACGAGGATATGGAGGAGGACCAGGCTGGCCTGGGCCCACCTAAGCTGAGCCATCGCCCCCGCCCGGAGCTGCCGAAGCCACCGCCCAGCACCGTGCCCgcacctctgcctccccacccccagcctgtggCCCTGtctcctgcccacctccccgggcagcagccgccgccgccacAGCAGAAGACACctctgccagcccctccccctcccccagctgccccggCCCAAACGCTGGTGCCCGCTCCAGCCCATCTGGTGGCTGCGGCCGGGGGAGGCTCCACGGTCATTGCCCACACCGCCACCACCCACGCCTCAGTCATCCAGACTGTGAACCATGTTCTGCAGGGGCCGGGTGGCAAGCACATCGCCCACATCGCCCCTTCGGCCCCTAGCCCTGCTGTGCAGCTGGCACCCGCCACACCCCCCATTGGCCACATCACGGTGCACCCTGCCGCCCTCAACCACGTGGCCCACCTTGGCTCCCAGCTGCCCCTGTACCCGCAGCCCGTGGCGGTGAGCCAGCCCGTGGCGGTGAGCCACATCGCCCACACCCTCTCACACCAGCAAGTGAATGGCACGGCTGGGCTGGGGCCCCCGGCCACAGTCATGGCGAAGCCAGCCGTAGGGGCTCAGGTGGTGCACCACCCCCAGCTGGTAGGCCAGACAGTGCTCAACCCTGTGACCATGGTCACCATGCCCTCCTTCCCGGTCAGCACGCTCAAGCTGGCTTGA